The sequence ACCCGTCGAAGCCTTAAAACAGTTTCGCATGAGCGAACCTGTTCTCTATGGCTACTTCCGCTCCACCGCGGCCTATCGCGTGCGCATCGCGCTCAATCTGAAAGGTTTGAGCGCGGAGCATCGCTTCGTGCACCTGCGCAAGGGTGAGCAGACGCAGGACGCCTATCGCAAGATCAATCCGGCGGGCCTCGTCCCATACTGGATCGACGACGATCTCGAACTGGCGCAGTCGATCGCCATCATCGAATATCTCGACGAGACTCATCCGAAGCCGCCGCTGCTCCCGGCGGACCCGAAAGGGCGGGCGATATCCCGCGAGATCGCGCTGGTGGTCGCCAGTGACATTCATCCGATCGGCAATTTGCGGGTGTTAAACAGGTTGATCGACATGAAGGTCGATGAAGCGACCCGCGCGGCCTGGTCGAAGCACTGGATCGAAACCGGCTTCGAGGCCATCGAGGCGCGGCTGGCGCATCTGCCGGGGCCGTTCGCGCTGGGCAATCAGCCGACGCTGGCGGACATCTGCATCGTGCCGCAGGTGTTCAACGCGCGCCGTTTCGGCGTGAACCTCACACCTTATAAGCGTATCGTCGGCATCGATGCGGCGGCTTCGAAGCTCGACGCCTTCGCCGCCGCGGAGCCGGGCCGCCAGCCTGACGCGGAATAACGATACTGGATGGACACCATGCACCCGAACGATCCGAAGCTGCGCTCCTTTATTGATGTCGATCCGTCATCGGATTTTCCGATCCAGAATCTGCCCTATGGCGTGTTCTTCACGCCGGAACCGCCGGACCTGCGCGTCGGCGTCGCCATCGGTGATTTCGTGCTCGATCTGGCGGTGCTGGAAGCGGCGGGCCTTATCCGGTTCGAGAACGCCAGTGGTGTCTTCGCCAGGCCGTCGCTGAACGCCTTCATGGCGCTCGGTCCGAAAGTCTGGAGCAAGACGCGCGCGCGGATCAGCGAACTGCTGCGCCACGATCATCCGGAATTCCGCGACAACAGGGAGTTGCGCAATCGCGCGCTGGTGGCGCAGGACTTCGCGCAGATGCACATGCCAATCGAGGTCCAGGGTTTCACCGATTTCTATTCGTCGAAGGAGCATGCCACCAACGTCGGCATCATGTTCCGCGGCAAGGACAATGCCTTGATGCCGAACTGGCTGTCGATTCCGATCGGCTATAACGGCCGCGCATCGACCGTTGTGGTCAGCGGCACGCCGATCCGCCGCCCGCGCGGGCAACTCAAGCCGCCGACAGCGGACCAGCCGAGCTTCGGCCCCTGCAAGCGGCTGGATTTCGAACTCGAGATGGGTGTTGTGATCGGGCAGGCGTCCGCCATGGGCGAGATGCTGACCGAGCAACAGGCCGAGGAGATGATCTTCGGCTTCACGCTGCTGAACGACTGGAGCGCGCGAGATATTCAGGCGTGGGAATATGTCCCGCTCGGCCCGTTTCAGGCCAAGGCGTTCGGCACCTCGATCAGCCCGTGGGTCGTGACGCGCGAGGCGCTGGAGCCGTTCCGTGTCCATGGCCCGGTGCAGGACCCGGTGCCGCTGCCTTATCTGCAGCAGAAGGGCGCGAACAATTACGACCTGCAACTCTCCGTCGATCTCAAGGCCGAGAAGATGGCGAAGCCGAATACGATCAGCCGCACCAACTTCAAGTACATGTACTGGTCCTCGGTGCAGCAGCTTGTGCATCATGCTTCATCGGGCTGCGCGATGAACGTCGGCGACCTTCTCGGCTCGGGCACCATCAGCGGCGCTGAGAAGAGCGAACGCGGCAGCATGCTGGAGCTGAGCTGGGGTGGAGCGGAGCCGCTTGATCTCGGAAACGGAGTGCAACGCTCGTTTCTTGAAGACGGCGATTCGCTGACCATGCGCGGCTGGTGTCAGGGCGATGGGTATCGCATCGGCTTTGGCGAGGTTGAAGGAACGATCTTGCCGGCTCTTTAAGTCCCGAGCTTCTTCAGCGGCAGCTTGCGGGTCGCCTTCAGCCGGTCGAGCACGATGGACGAGCGCACATGCGCCACGCTTTCGTGCGGCATCAGGACGTTGTTGACGATGTCGGACAGGCTCTTGAGATCGCTCAGCACAACCTTGAGCAGATAGTCTGCGTCACCCGTCAGAGAGTAAGCTTCCTGGATCTCGTCGACCCGCCGCATCAGGTCGCGAAAGCGCTTCGCGTTGTTGGGCGAGTGCGTTGCCAGCGTGATCTGGATGAAAGCCAGCACGTGAAAGCCGAGCGCGTCGCTTGCGAGGTCGGCGTGATAGCCGGCAATGATCTTCTCGTCCTCCAGCCGCGTTCGCCGCCGCGAGCATTGCGACGCCGACAGGCCTGCCAGATCGGCCAGTTGCTGGTTGGTCAGGCGGCCGTCGTCCTGCAATGCGGCCAGAATCTTGAGGTCGAACCCGTCCAGCGAAGTCATGCGCAGAATCCATCATTTATGCATGAAACATGCACGATCATGCCATATCTGACCCGATTATACATGCCTGTTGCACAAAAAGCGGCGCACAATATTTTTGAAGATCAGAAAATCGCCAGGGAGACTGTTATGGGTCCGTTTCCGCACGATGCGCCGGCCGCCGTTATTTCCGAACAGAACCCGATGGGCACCGACGGCTTCGAGTTCGTTGAATATGCCCATCCCGAGCCCGAGAAACTTCACGCGCTGTTCCGCCTGATGGGTTTCACTGCGGTCGCCCGCCACAAGACCAAGGCGATCACGGTGTATCGTCAGGGTGATGTGAACTATCTCGTCAACGAACAGCCCGGTACCCATGGCACCGATTTCGTCGCGGCGCATGGACCCTGCGCGCCGTCGATGGCGTTCCGGGTGGTCGATGCGAAGCGGGCCTATGAGCGCGCGCTGGCGCTCGGCGCGGAGGAGACTTCAGAGCGCAAGACGCTGGACGTTCCCGCGATCAAGGGCATCGGCGGCAGCCTGCTGTATTTCGTCGATCGCTACGGTGCGAAGGGGTCGGCCTACGACGGCGAGTTCGAATGGCTCGGCGCCAAGAACCCGCAGCCTGAAGGCGCGGGATTGTTCTATCTCGATCATCTCACCCATAACGTGCATCGCGGCCGGATGGATGTGTGGACCGGGTTCTACGAGCGGCTGTTCAATTTCCGCCAGATCAGGTTCTTCGATATCGAAGGCCGCGCATCCGGCCTGTTCTCGCGCGCGCTGACCAGTCCGGACGGAAAGATCCGGATTCCGATCAACGAGGACGCGGGCGATTCCGGACAGATCGAGGAATATCTCAACATCTATCGCGGCGAGGGCATCCAGCACATCGCCTGCGGCGTGAAGGATATCTATCGCACCATCGAGAAGCTGCGCGCCGATGGCCTGCCGTTCATGCCGTCGCCGCCGGAGACCTATTTCGAGAAGATCGAGGCGCGGCTGCCGAAGCATGGCGAGGATGTCGCGCGCTTGCAGAAGAACGGCATCCTGATCGACGGCGAGGGCGTGGTGGACGGCGGCCACACCAAGGTGCTGTTGCAGATCTTCTCGGCCAACGCGATCGGCCCGATCTTCTTCGAATTCATCCAGCGCAAGGGTGACGACGGCTTCGGCGAGGGCAACTTCAAGGCGCTGTTCGAATCCATCGAGGAAGATCAGATCCGCCGCGGGGTGCTGAGCGTGAACAGCAAGAGCGCGGCCTGAGCCGAGCTGCTTGTGCCGTTATGTTGCGGCGCGTGCCGGTGCTGCTGACCGCTTCAGGTTCAGCAGGTTTCCGGTAAGGATCAGCGCCGCGCCGACCACGGTCGCGGCGTCGAGACGCTCGGAATAAATCAGCCAGCCGACCATGGCGCTGAGCGGCACCCGGAGGAAGTCCATCGGCACGACCACGGTTGCATCCGCATAGCGCATCGCCTGCGTGAAGCAGTAGTGCGAGTAGGTTCCGGAAAACGCGATCACGAAAATCCACGGCCAGATATGCGCCGACGGCCAGTGCCAGGAATACAGCGCCGGGATCAGTCCGATCGCGGACTGGATAGTGAGCATCCAGAAGATAATGACAACGGCGGAGTCGGTGCGGGTGAGCGATTTCACCAGCACGATGCCGACGCCGAAACCGACCGCGGCCATGACCATGATCAACTGACCGGGACTGATCTGCGCCGCGCCCGGCTGCACGATGATGATGACGCCCACTAGCCCGAGCACGATCGCGAGAATTTTCCAGAGATTGAGGCGCTCGCCGAGGAAACTTACCGCGAGCAGCGCGGTCCAGATCGGCATGGTGAACTCGATGGCCACCACCTGCGCCAGCGGGATCAGCGTCAGCGCAACGAACCAGCCATATTGCGCGGCATAGTGAAAGACATTGCGGCAGATATGGGTGAAGGGGCGTGAGGTCTTCATGCCCGCAAGACCGCCGTTGATGTGAATCAACGGATACAGCATGAACAGGCCGATCACTGACCGCATTTCCATGATCTGGAAAACATTCAGTTCGCGGGTTACTTCGCGTCCCGCCACCAGCAGGATCAGCATCGCCGCAAGCCAGCCGGCCATCCAGCCGGCGGCCTTCATATTGGAGGGAGGTACGGCAACACTCGGTGAGGTCACATGCGGGCTCGTGTTGCAGTGCAAATCAACATTGCGCGTCCTCGGGAGGGGACCGCCTGAATACGCAATCTGCTTTTTCTGCGCAACTGCATGAAACGGAACGCCTGATCCCTTCTGTTTGCATCTTGAATCGTTCGCCGAACCTGCAACGATCAGCAACCAAGAAAAGCAAATCAAAGGGAATAACGCCTTGATTGATCCTGCTTCGCTTCCGTTCGACACCGAGACCATGCTGGCCGGCCTGCGCCCCTGGGTGGAATGCGAAAGCCCGACCTGGGATGCCGAGGCCGTCAACCGCATGCTCGAACTCGCGGCGCGCGATATGGCGATCGCCGGGGCTTCCATCGAATATATCGCCGGCCGGCAGGGCTTCGGCGGGTGCATCCGGGCCCGGTTTCCGCATCCGAAGCAGGGCCAGCCGGGCATCCTGATCGCCGGACATATGGACACCGTGCATCCCGTCGGCACATTGCAGAAGCTGCCGTGGCGGCGCGAGGGCGGCAAGTGTTACGGCCCGGGCATTCTCGACATGAAGGGCGGCAACTATGCCTCGCTGGAAGCGATCCGGCAGTTGCAGACAGCATCGGTGGCGACGCCGCTGCCGGTGACGGTTTTGTTCACACCGGACGAAGAGGTCGGCACGCCGAGCACGCGCGACATCATCGAGGCCGAAGCCGCGCGTAACAAATATGTGCTGGTGCCGGAACCGGCATTCAGGAATGCGGGCGTTACTACCGGCCGCTACGCCATCGCGCGGTTCAATCTGGAGGCCGCCGGCAAGCCCAGCCATGCCGGTGCCGCGCTGGCCTCCGGACGATCGGCGATCCGCGAAATGGCGAAGCAGATTATCGCCATCGACGGCATGACGAGTGAGGACTGCACCTTCAGCGTCGGCGTGGTTCACGGCGGGCAGTGGGTGAACTGCGTGGCATCGAACTGCCGCGGCGAGGCGCTCAGCATGGCGAAGCGTCAGTCGGATCTCGATCGGGGTGTGGAGCGGATGCTCGCGCTGTCGGGCACCAGCAACGATGTGACGTTCACGGTCACGCGTGGCGTCACGCGGCCGGTGTGGGAGCCGAACGCGGGAACCATGGCCCTCTATGAAAAGGCGCGCGCCGTCGGAAAGCAGCTTGGCCTTGATTTGATTCACGGCAGTTCGGGGGGCGGCTCGGACGGGAACTTCACCGGCGCCATGGGGCTGCCGACGCTGGACGGTCTCGGCCTGCGCGGTGCGGACTATCACACGCTGAACGAGCACATCGAAATCGATAGTCTTGTCGAGCGGGGACAACTGATGGCGGGACTGTTGGCCAGCCTGCAATGATTTGCCAGGATGGCGCGGCGTCATGCGTCACTGGCTTTTGGAACCGGGATAACACACGATGCCGAACATCGAACTGATCGAGAGCTATACCGACGAACTGATCGCCATCCGCCGCGATCTTCATGCGCATCCGGAGATCGGTTTTGAGGAGCATCGGACGTCGGGCATTGTGGCCGACAAGCTGGCGCAATGGGGTATCGAGGTGCATCGCGGTCTCGGCGGCACCGGCGTCGTGGGCCTGCTGAAGGGCAGGGGCGACGGCAAGATGCGCATCGGCCTGCGCGCTGACATGGACGCGCTGCCGATGGAGGAAAACACCAACCTGAGCTGGCGCTCGACCATTCCCGGCCGTTTCCACGGCTGCGGCCATGACGGTCACACCACGATCCTGCTAGGCACCGCGCGCTATCTTGCCGAAACGCGCAATTTCGACGGCACGGTGGCTTTCATTTTTCAGCCTGCCGAAGAAGGGCTGGGCGGCGCGCGGGCCATGATCAAGGATGGTCTGTTCAAGACATTCCCGATGGATGAAGTGTACGGGCTGCATAACGCGCCTCAGCTTGATCCCGGCCAGGTCGTGATGTTTCCTGGTCCGGCCATGGCCGGTGCCGACTTCTTCGACATCACCATCACCGGCTACGGCAGTCATGGCGCGATGCCGGAACATTCCCGCGACGCCATTGTGATTGCGATGACGCTGGGGCAGGCGTTGCAGACCATCGTCAGCCGCAATATCGATCCGCTTCAATCCGCCGTGCTGTCCATCACGCAAATTCACGCAGGCTCCGCGTACAATGTCATTCCCGGCGAGGCCAGGCTCGCGGGCACCGTGCGAGCCTTCTCGGACAAGATCCGTGAGCAGGTCCGCGATCGCATGCGCACCATCGCGGCGGGGATTGCGGCGGCATTCCAGGTCGAGATCAAGGTCGAGATCCGCGACATCTTTTCCGTGCTCTCAAATCATGAGGAACAGTCCGGGTTCGTTGTGGACGTGGCTCGCGACGTGGTCGGCAGCGACAATGTGATTACCCAGGCGACACCCAAAATGGGCAGCGAGGATTTCGCCGATATGCTGCTGGCAGTGCCGGGCGCCTATTTCTGGCTCGGCCACGAAGGGTCGGTTCCGCTGCACAATCCGGGCTTCATTCTTGACGATGGAATTCTTCCGGTCGGCGCCAGCCTGTTTTCGCGCATCATCGAGACCCGAATGCCGCTCGCGGCGGGGTAACGCGTCAGCGCGCGAGAAGCTGCCGAACCAGCGTCGTCAGCCTGCCGGACGGCGCGGCCAGTTCATCCATCATGGTGAAATGGTTTGCCCCGGGAATTTCTTCGTAGACCACGGGCAGTCCATACATCGCGCGGTGAGCTGCGAAGCCGGCGGACTGCTCGCGCAACAAAGGCAGCTCGCCGCTTCCGGCTACGACCACGAGGGGCTTGTTCACGCCGCCTTGCTGCTTCACCGGCGAGTTGCGATGGCTCATGGCCTCATCGAGGCCGAGCTTGGCGTTCAGGTAGCTGTGGCGGATCAGCTCCAGATTGTAGACGCCGCTGATGAGAAGTCCGGCCTTGATGCGCGGATGCCCCAACACCATCGACGACAGATGGCCGCCGGCCGACCAGCCTGAAACCACGATCTGGTCCGGATCGCCGCCGAGCGCTGGCAGATCGCGCGCGAGATAGTCGATGGCGGCGCGGACTTCGTCCACGATGTCGTCGAGCGTGGCGTCTGGCGCGAGCGTATAGCCAATGAGGGCGACGTTGATGCCATGGGCCATTGGGCCTGCGGCGCAGAACGTAAAATTCTCCTTCGCGCGGGTCTGCCAGTAGCCGCCGTGAATGAACACCAGCGTCGGGCCACCGTTGACTGTCTTGAGCAGGTCGATGCGGTTGCGCTCGCGCGGCCCGTAACGAAGGTCGATATGTTGCGGATAGCGGGCGCGCATCTCGGCGGAGAGCTTGTCCCAGTTGGCGACAATGGCCGCGGTTTCGGGCACTGCAAGGCTGTTGTTCAATCCGAGATCAAGCTCTTCTTGCGTCAGCTTGCGCCAATCCGGTGCATCGACAGGCGCGCTCATGACTCAGACTCCGGACAGGATTTGCGAAGGGCGGATGCCGCAATGATTGCAATTGAAGGCGGGCAGCGCAAGCCGCACGGCAATCATTCCCGCAGCGCCCGAACCGCAAGAAACGGGATCATGCCGAGGATCACGTTGACCAACGAGAACAGCAGCAGCGCATCGTATCCGCCGGTGAAATCGTGGATGAGGCCGCCGCTCCACGAGCCCGCTGCCGCGCCCAGTCCGCTGCCGATGGAGATCGTTCCAAATATCGTGCCGACGCGCTCGCCGCGAAAAATCTTGAGGGCGGTAGCCGTTATCAGCGGGCCGCGCGACCCCATCATGCTGCCGAAGCACAGCACGAATGCGGTCAGCAGCCACACGTTCGGATAGTAGCGCAGCAGCCAGAGCAGGCCGATGCCGATAATCGAGAGGGCATAACTGAACAATATGGAGCGCCGCCGGCCGATTCGGCCGTCCAGCCACGTGACGGAGAACATTCCGAACACGAGCACGACACCGCTGAAACCCCACGCGGCCGCCGCCTGCAGCGGCGGAAATCCCGCATCGACCAGATAGGCGACGATTTGCGCCGAGATTGAGAACATTCCGACGGCGGTGAAAAAGAACGTGGAGAACAAGGCCCAGAAGGCGTGGTGGCGCATGGCGCTGAGCAGTGTCCAACCTTCGTCAATGACGTCGGCAGCGGCAGATTTGGCTAGCGTCACCGATCCGGCCGAGAACCGTTTCCACGGCAGTATCAGCAACGGCACCAGCAGGATCAGGGCTATCCCGCAGAAAATCTGATACGCGCCGCGCCAGCCGAATCGGTCGATCAACACTTGCGACAGCGGCAGCACGAGCAGGACGCCGGCACCCATGGCCGAATAGATCGCCGCCATGGCGGTCGGCAGTTTCGGGCCGAACCAGCGGCCGAGCAGGATCGAGTTCGGCACATTGCCGATGCAGGCCGCGCCGAGACCGACGCACAATCCGAGGCTGATCTGGAATTGCCAGAGCTTTTGCGCGTAGGTGGCAGCCAGAAATGCGCCGCCCAGCAGCGCAAGTCCGAGCGAATAGACCGCGCGGGGGCCTGAATGGTCAAACAGGCGTCCGATGATCGGCGCGGCGATTCCGGTGGCCAGCGCCGCCGTCGAATAGATGGAGATGACCTCGGCCCGGTCCCAGCCGAAACTCTGCGAGATGGGCAGCAGGAAAACCGTGAAACTTTCGCCCAGCCCGCGGCCGACCACCGACAGGGCGAAGCACAGCGCCAGCACATAAAGCGCGGTCTGCACCGGCTTCGTGGTCGTCATTGGGAGCTTTTACGGGAATCGAGGTCCATGACGATCATGAAACCCATTTCCGCGGCGAGGAGCAGGGCCAATTTGCGAATGCATCCATGCGATTGCAGGGACCATCCCATGTTGCAATGCCCCGGCAATCCGTGCTGACCGGCAGAACCGGCGATTGTCGGACCGGCCCCGAGCCGCTAAGGCTGATACAGTTACCCGTCATCAATCGAAGTGCCTGGAGAGCGTCATGAGTGGTGAAAGCGAACAATTCAAGAAGGGTCTGGCCGTCCGTCGCGACGTGCTGGGCAAGGACTATGTGGACAACAGCATCGCCAAGGCCGACGATTTCATGATGGCGTTCCAGAACATCACCACCGAATGGTGCTGGGGCTATGCCTGGACGCGACCGGGCCTCGACCGCAAGACCCGCAGCCTGCTCAACCTCGCCATGCTGACGGCGCTGAAAGCGCCGAACGAGATCAAGCTCCACGTCAAGGGCGCGCTGGCCAACGGCGTGACCGTCGACGAGATCAAGGAAGTTCTGCTGCACGCCACGGTTTACAGCGGCATTCCTGCGGGCCTCGAGGCCTTCAAGGCCGCGCACGAGGTGCTGAAGGCTGAAGGCGCGCTGGACAAGAAATAAACGCCGCTTCTTCACCTCTCCCCGCAGGCGGGGAGAGGGAGCGCATCGCGCATGTGGGCTAGGGTTTCGCGTTTTAAAGCCGTGAAAACTTTACACCCCGAGATAGACCTGCTGGATATACTTGTCGCTCGCGATCTCTTTCGCCGTCCCCTCGCGGATGGTACGGCCGTGTTCGAGCACATAGACCCGGTCGGTAATCTTCAGCGTTGAGGTCGCATCCTGCTCGACGATCAGGATCGCGGTGCCGTCCTTCCTGATCTGCTGGATCGAATCGAAGATCAGGCCCTTGAGCCGCGGCGCGATGCCGACGGACGGCTCATCGAGCAACAGCAGTTCGGGGCGGCCCATCAGCGCGCGGCCGATCGCCACCATCTGCTGTTCGCCGCCCGACAAAGTGCTCGACTGCTGCCACTGCCGTTCGCGCAGCACCGGAAACAGCGTGAAGACGCGCTCGAGATCGGCATTGATCTCGGCCTTGTTGCTGCGCAGGTAAGCGCCGAGCTGAAGATTCTTCAGCACCGACAGTTCCGAGAACAGCTTGCGGCCCTCGGGGCAATGGCAGATGCCGCGCGCCACAACGTCATAGGGCGCGACGCCGTCCAGCGACTGGTCTTTGAATTTCAGCGTACCCTGGGAGCCGATGGACCGGGAGATCGCTTTCAGCAGCGTGGTCTTGCCCGCGCCGTTGGGGCCGAGCACGCCGACCAGTTCGCCTTTCTCGACCTTGATCGAAACCGACTCGATGGCAAGCGCCTTGCCGTAGCTGACGCGCAGGTCCGAGACTTCAAGCAGAGGCATGAGCGTCCTCCGTCTTGCCGATATAGGCCTCGATCACTTTCGGATTCTTGACGATCTCTTCGGGCGGGCCGACGGCGATGATCTCGCCGAAGTTCATCGCGATGACGCGCGACACCAGCGCCATGAACTCGCGCAGCTTGTGTTCGATCAGCAGAATGGTCAGGTTTTCCTCGCGATGCAGCCGTTTGATGAGTTGCGCCAGCGGTTCGATCTCGCTTGAGCCCAGGCCTGCGAACGGCTCATCGAGCAGCAGCAGGTCGGGGCGCGTTGCCAGCGCGCGGGCGATTTCGAGCCGCCGCAGATCGCCGTAGGGAAGGGTTTCCACCGGCTCGGAGCCGCGTCCACCAAGGCCAACCTGATCGAGCAGGTGCCGCGCCCGCTCTTCCTTGTCCTTGTCGCCATGCGCGCGCGGCGACATGCAGGCGACGAGGACATTCTCCAGCAAGTTCATACCTACGAACGGGCGGCAAAGTTGGAAGGTGCGGGCCATGCCGCGGTTCACGATCTTGTAGGGCGCGAGACCGTGCAGCGCTTCGCCATTGAAGGTGATTGTGCCCGACGTGGGCGCCATGAACCCGGTCAGCAGGTTGAACAGCGTGGTCTTGCCCGCGCCGTTCGGACCGAGGATGCCGGTCAGCTCGCCCTTCTGCAGGGTGAAGGTCGCGCCCTTGACGGCGGTGAGGCCGCCGAAGCGCTTGGTGACGTCATTGACTTCAAGAAGCGCGGTCATCGGAAGCGCTCCGTCAGCCGGCGCCAGAGCGGCGCGATCATGCCGTTCGGCAGGAAGAACAGGATCAGCATCAGGGTCAGCGTGTAGATCCACAGCCGGTATTCGCCAAAGCCGCGCAGCATCTCCGTGAGCAGCGTGAGCAGGATGGCGGCGACGGCCGCGCCGTAGATCGATCCGATGCCACCGACATAGCACATGATGATGACAGTGATCGACACCACGACCGAGAACAGCGGCGGACTGACCTGAAGCTGGTAGTGCGCGTAGAGCGCGCCGCCGAGTCCCGCGAAGGCCGCGCTGATCGCCAGCGATGCGATCTTGTAGAACGTGACGTTAATGCCCGCGGCCTGACAGGTCGCCTCATCGCCGCGAATGGCGCGCAGCAGCAGACCCCAGTGCGATTGCGCCAGCAGCGTCAGTACGATCACGGTGACCACCAGGATCGCAAGCACGAACCAGTAATATTGCAGTGGGTTCTTCATCAGCGGTTCGAGGCCGTAAAGGCCTTCCTCGCCGCCGGTGTATTCCCAGAAGATCAGGCACAGGCGTTGCAGGATCGCCGACGCCGACAGCATCGCCAGCGCGAAGTAGGGACCGCGCAGGCGCAATGTCGGGAAGCCGACGATCAGGCTGAACGCTACCGCAATCACGACGGCGGCGGGCAGGCTGTACCATGGGTTGGCGAACCAGATCGTCGCGAGGAATCCCGCCGTGTAGGCGCCCGCGCCGATGAACAGCGAGTGGCCGAAGTTTTCGCGGCCGGTCAGGCCCGACATGAAATCCCAGCTCGACGCCCAGATGCCATAGATGGCGCAGACCGTGAGCACGCCGGTGAGATAGTTGCTTGCCGCGAACATCGGCGCGAGCGCCAGCCCGGCAACCACCACGATCCCGCCGGCAATA is a genomic window of Bradyrhizobium sp. G127 containing:
- the hppD gene encoding 4-hydroxyphenylpyruvate dioxygenase, with amino-acid sequence MGPFPHDAPAAVISEQNPMGTDGFEFVEYAHPEPEKLHALFRLMGFTAVARHKTKAITVYRQGDVNYLVNEQPGTHGTDFVAAHGPCAPSMAFRVVDAKRAYERALALGAEETSERKTLDVPAIKGIGGSLLYFVDRYGAKGSAYDGEFEWLGAKNPQPEGAGLFYLDHLTHNVHRGRMDVWTGFYERLFNFRQIRFFDIEGRASGLFSRALTSPDGKIRIPINEDAGDSGQIEEYLNIYRGEGIQHIACGVKDIYRTIEKLRADGLPFMPSPPETYFEKIEARLPKHGEDVARLQKNGILIDGEGVVDGGHTKVLLQIFSANAIGPIFFEFIQRKGDDGFGEGNFKALFESIEEDQIRRGVLSVNSKSAA
- the maiA gene encoding maleylacetoacetate isomerase, whose protein sequence is MSEPVLYGYFRSTAAYRVRIALNLKGLSAEHRFVHLRKGEQTQDAYRKINPAGLVPYWIDDDLELAQSIAIIEYLDETHPKPPLLPADPKGRAISREIALVVASDIHPIGNLRVLNRLIDMKVDEATRAAWSKHWIETGFEAIEARLAHLPGPFALGNQPTLADICIVPQVFNARRFGVNLTPYKRIVGIDAAASKLDAFAAAEPGRQPDAE
- a CDS encoding DMT family transporter — translated: MTSPSVAVPPSNMKAAGWMAGWLAAMLILLVAGREVTRELNVFQIMEMRSVIGLFMLYPLIHINGGLAGMKTSRPFTHICRNVFHYAAQYGWFVALTLIPLAQVVAIEFTMPIWTALLAVSFLGERLNLWKILAIVLGLVGVIIIVQPGAAQISPGQLIMVMAAVGFGVGIVLVKSLTRTDSAVVIIFWMLTIQSAIGLIPALYSWHWPSAHIWPWIFVIAFSGTYSHYCFTQAMRYADATVVVPMDFLRVPLSAMVGWLIYSERLDAATVVGAALILTGNLLNLKRSAAPARAAT
- a CDS encoding M20 aminoacylase family protein codes for the protein MPNIELIESYTDELIAIRRDLHAHPEIGFEEHRTSGIVADKLAQWGIEVHRGLGGTGVVGLLKGRGDGKMRIGLRADMDALPMEENTNLSWRSTIPGRFHGCGHDGHTTILLGTARYLAETRNFDGTVAFIFQPAEEGLGGARAMIKDGLFKTFPMDEVYGLHNAPQLDPGQVVMFPGPAMAGADFFDITITGYGSHGAMPEHSRDAIVIAMTLGQALQTIVSRNIDPLQSAVLSITQIHAGSAYNVIPGEARLAGTVRAFSDKIREQVRDRMRTIAAGIAAAFQVEIKVEIRDIFSVLSNHEEQSGFVVDVARDVVGSDNVITQATPKMGSEDFADMLLAVPGAYFWLGHEGSVPLHNPGFILDDGILPVGASLFSRIIETRMPLAAG
- a CDS encoding carboxymuconolactone decarboxylase family protein, encoding MSGESEQFKKGLAVRRDVLGKDYVDNSIAKADDFMMAFQNITTEWCWGYAWTRPGLDRKTRSLLNLAMLTALKAPNEIKLHVKGALANGVTVDEIKEVLLHATVYSGIPAGLEAFKAAHEVLKAEGALDKK
- the fahA gene encoding fumarylacetoacetase, producing the protein MHPNDPKLRSFIDVDPSSDFPIQNLPYGVFFTPEPPDLRVGVAIGDFVLDLAVLEAAGLIRFENASGVFARPSLNAFMALGPKVWSKTRARISELLRHDHPEFRDNRELRNRALVAQDFAQMHMPIEVQGFTDFYSSKEHATNVGIMFRGKDNALMPNWLSIPIGYNGRASTVVVSGTPIRRPRGQLKPPTADQPSFGPCKRLDFELEMGVVIGQASAMGEMLTEQQAEEMIFGFTLLNDWSARDIQAWEYVPLGPFQAKAFGTSISPWVVTREALEPFRVHGPVQDPVPLPYLQQKGANNYDLQLSVDLKAEKMAKPNTISRTNFKYMYWSSVQQLVHHASSGCAMNVGDLLGSGTISGAEKSERGSMLELSWGGAEPLDLGNGVQRSFLEDGDSLTMRGWCQGDGYRIGFGEVEGTILPAL
- a CDS encoding alpha/beta hydrolase, which translates into the protein MSAPVDAPDWRKLTQEELDLGLNNSLAVPETAAIVANWDKLSAEMRARYPQHIDLRYGPRERNRIDLLKTVNGGPTLVFIHGGYWQTRAKENFTFCAAGPMAHGINVALIGYTLAPDATLDDIVDEVRAAIDYLARDLPALGGDPDQIVVSGWSAGGHLSSMVLGHPRIKAGLLISGVYNLELIRHSYLNAKLGLDEAMSHRNSPVKQQGGVNKPLVVVAGSGELPLLREQSAGFAAHRAMYGLPVVYEEIPGANHFTMMDELAAPSGRLTTLVRQLLAR
- a CDS encoding M20/M25/M40 family metallo-hydrolase; protein product: MDPASLPFDTETMLAGLRPWVECESPTWDAEAVNRMLELAARDMAIAGASIEYIAGRQGFGGCIRARFPHPKQGQPGILIAGHMDTVHPVGTLQKLPWRREGGKCYGPGILDMKGGNYASLEAIRQLQTASVATPLPVTVLFTPDEEVGTPSTRDIIEAEAARNKYVLVPEPAFRNAGVTTGRYAIARFNLEAAGKPSHAGAALASGRSAIREMAKQIIAIDGMTSEDCTFSVGVVHGGQWVNCVASNCRGEALSMAKRQSDLDRGVERMLALSGTSNDVTFTVTRGVTRPVWEPNAGTMALYEKARAVGKQLGLDLIHGSSGGGSDGNFTGAMGLPTLDGLGLRGADYHTLNEHIEIDSLVERGQLMAGLLASLQ
- a CDS encoding MFS transporter, whose translation is MTTTKPVQTALYVLALCFALSVVGRGLGESFTVFLLPISQSFGWDRAEVISIYSTAALATGIAAPIIGRLFDHSGPRAVYSLGLALLGGAFLAATYAQKLWQFQISLGLCVGLGAACIGNVPNSILLGRWFGPKLPTAMAAIYSAMGAGVLLVLPLSQVLIDRFGWRGAYQIFCGIALILLVPLLILPWKRFSAGSVTLAKSAAADVIDEGWTLLSAMRHHAFWALFSTFFFTAVGMFSISAQIVAYLVDAGFPPLQAAAAWGFSGVVLVFGMFSVTWLDGRIGRRRSILFSYALSIIGIGLLWLLRYYPNVWLLTAFVLCFGSMMGSRGPLITATALKIFRGERVGTIFGTISIGSGLGAAAGSWSGGLIHDFTGGYDALLLFSLVNVILGMIPFLAVRALRE
- a CDS encoding Lrp/AsnC family transcriptional regulator encodes the protein MTSLDGFDLKILAALQDDGRLTNQQLADLAGLSASQCSRRRTRLEDEKIIAGYHADLASDALGFHVLAFIQITLATHSPNNAKRFRDLMRRVDEIQEAYSLTGDADYLLKVVLSDLKSLSDIVNNVLMPHESVAHVRSSIVLDRLKATRKLPLKKLGT